The Neorhodopirellula lusitana genome contains a region encoding:
- a CDS encoding dockerin type I domain-containing protein — protein MARFWNLWIGRRTPARRKNLTKRTSLRRRPRPENLETRQLLAANIFHNEAMPEDVNEDGIVSAIDALTIVNQINRQGINDPTQADDDGDQQRGQGRMTDVNNDGRDSALDALMVINRLNRDEGRFDTPSVDRDDTSSDNDSDSNIPTDQDPVGTEQDADAVLLWNDVFGDVLAASTENQNPGYASRSNAILNLAIFDSVAIASGNADGTFYDYDSNITNFNANVSSEVVATGAAYTALSELYPDQQAQLDAALEDSLAALSSREDPSTSLALGEEVANQILALRVDDGSDIVGEYTYTDEIGYFQADPLNPDVPAWGLTWGEVDTFAISSTDEFIPETTPTLTSEAYAESYNEVLELGSVDSTERTADQTEAGIFWAYDREGLGTPLALFGDVLESVATQEGNTFEENVALFAQASVAMADAAIVAWDTKFSEEFWRPITAIQQGDADGNDLTEGDADWTSLGAPDGGDDIIGFTPQFPTYISGHATFGGALFGTLQEFYGTDDISFDVTSEELEILLEDPELQEAYGLDLDDATRSFDSFSEAMAENGRSRVYLGIHFDFDDLVGQEVGQAIAASVAEDFAALNSDTDSSDSTFTVSGTVVAATESVDRQDFSSNLVSDLDVNLLAQDQVDRLGNNQPNQDRDRSNDNRDGDPTEGIEGVTVELLDSLGNPVAQTTTDANGRYTFDSISDAGAYQIQIAASDQWTIIGDDIREILLSEATNNLNRINFQVSLA, from the coding sequence ATGGCTCGTTTTTGGAACCTTTGGATCGGACGCCGAACTCCCGCTCGCCGAAAGAACCTCACGAAACGAACATCCCTGCGGCGGCGTCCCCGACCCGAGAACTTGGAAACCCGCCAACTGCTCGCAGCCAACATCTTCCACAACGAAGCGATGCCCGAAGATGTGAACGAAGACGGCATCGTCTCCGCCATCGATGCCTTGACCATCGTCAACCAAATTAACCGACAAGGGATCAATGATCCAACCCAGGCTGACGACGATGGCGATCAACAACGCGGACAAGGTCGCATGACCGATGTCAACAACGACGGTCGCGATTCCGCACTTGACGCGTTGATGGTGATCAATCGACTCAACCGCGATGAAGGACGGTTTGACACACCATCGGTGGATCGCGATGACACCTCGTCCGACAACGACTCTGATTCCAACATTCCAACCGACCAAGATCCTGTCGGCACCGAGCAAGATGCCGATGCGGTCCTGCTTTGGAACGATGTCTTCGGTGACGTGTTGGCCGCTAGCACGGAAAATCAAAACCCAGGCTACGCATCACGTTCCAATGCCATCTTGAACTTAGCCATCTTCGATTCCGTCGCGATTGCATCAGGCAATGCCGATGGAACGTTCTATGACTACGACTCCAACATCACTAACTTCAACGCAAACGTGTCTTCCGAGGTCGTCGCAACGGGAGCGGCGTACACGGCACTCAGTGAACTCTACCCCGATCAACAAGCCCAACTCGACGCCGCTTTGGAAGACTCGCTTGCTGCTCTTTCTTCACGCGAGGACCCATCGACCAGCTTGGCACTCGGTGAAGAAGTCGCCAACCAAATCCTGGCTCTCCGTGTCGATGACGGTTCCGACATTGTCGGCGAGTACACCTACACCGACGAAATCGGCTACTTCCAAGCCGATCCGCTCAACCCTGACGTGCCCGCTTGGGGTCTGACTTGGGGTGAAGTCGACACCTTTGCCATCTCGTCCACCGACGAGTTCATCCCCGAAACCACACCGACTCTGACCAGCGAAGCATACGCGGAGTCTTACAACGAGGTCCTCGAACTCGGATCCGTCGACAGCACCGAACGCACCGCCGATCAAACCGAAGCCGGTATTTTCTGGGCCTATGACCGCGAAGGCCTCGGCACGCCGCTGGCCCTCTTCGGCGATGTCCTGGAAAGTGTCGCGACCCAAGAAGGCAACACCTTTGAAGAGAACGTGGCCCTGTTCGCCCAAGCATCCGTAGCGATGGCCGACGCAGCCATTGTCGCCTGGGATACCAAGTTCAGCGAAGAATTCTGGCGACCGATCACGGCAATCCAGCAAGGCGATGCCGACGGCAACGATCTCACCGAAGGCGATGCAGATTGGACCTCCCTGGGCGCGCCCGATGGGGGCGACGACATCATCGGCTTCACGCCTCAATTCCCCACCTACATCTCCGGCCACGCCACCTTTGGCGGAGCCCTGTTCGGGACGCTGCAAGAGTTCTATGGGACCGATGACATCTCGTTTGATGTGACCTCCGAAGAGCTTGAGATTTTACTAGAAGATCCCGAACTGCAAGAAGCCTACGGTCTGGACCTGGACGACGCCACTCGGTCCTTCGACTCATTCAGCGAAGCCATGGCAGAAAACGGGCGCAGCCGCGTGTACCTGGGCATTCACTTCGACTTCGACGACCTTGTCGGTCAAGAAGTCGGGCAAGCGATCGCCGCCTCCGTCGCCGAAGACTTCGCCGCACTGAATAGCGACACCGATTCATCCGACTCCACGTTCACGGTCAGCGGCACCGTAGTGGCCGCCACGGAATCCGTCGACCGCCAAGACTTCTCAAGCAACCTCGTCAGCGATTTAGACGTGAACTTGCTAGCACAAGATCAAGTGGACCGTCTCGGCAACAATCAACCCAACCAGGACCGCGACCGCTCCAACGACAATCGGGATGGCGATCCGACCGAAGGAATTGAAGGCGTGACCGTCGAACTACTCGACAGCCTTGGCAACCCAGTCGCCCAAACCACAACGGATGCCAACGGTAGGTACACCTTCGATTCGATCAGCGACGCCGGCGCCTACCAAATCCAAATCGCGGCTTCGGATCAATGGACGATCATTGGCGACGACATCCGAGAAATCCTACTCTCCGAAGCAACCAACAATCTCAACCGAATCAACTTCCAAGTCAGCCTGGCTTAG
- a CDS encoding 5-(carboxyamino)imidazole ribonucleotide synthase — protein sequence MNNKTSTSQSLATSRLPILPGATIGMVGGGQLGRMFAMAAAKMGYRVGVFCGSSDEPAAHVASFTVCGPLEDHSAIEDFARRCDVITLEFENIPAETIAVCSRHAPTYPDASVLATAQDRLIEKSTLRDAGIPVTPFAAVHNADEAVHAAGTLGWPIIVKTQRSGYDGKGQHRLADATAAQHVDWQGGGDWVAEAMIGFDREVSVVVARTADGRTETFPVFENGHRNHVLDLTTIPAAITEATEIKARQIAIKVTECLDVVGLLCVEMFVSGEEILVNEVAPRPHNSGHVTMEACATSQFEQHVRAICGLPLGDTRMITPAAAMMNLLGDLWGPQDESPNWQALLDHAGVALHLYGKHAARPGRKMGHITSVGDSISELVTKLEQSRSAAQFS from the coding sequence TTGAACAACAAAACTTCAACCAGCCAATCTCTCGCGACATCGCGTCTGCCCATCCTGCCGGGTGCGACAATCGGCATGGTCGGTGGCGGCCAACTCGGACGCATGTTCGCGATGGCAGCCGCCAAGATGGGCTACCGGGTCGGCGTGTTTTGCGGAAGCAGCGACGAGCCAGCCGCGCACGTGGCCTCGTTCACCGTATGCGGGCCACTCGAAGATCACTCGGCAATCGAAGATTTTGCGCGGCGGTGCGATGTCATCACGTTGGAATTCGAAAACATTCCAGCCGAAACGATCGCGGTGTGTTCACGCCACGCACCGACCTATCCAGACGCCTCGGTGTTGGCGACGGCCCAGGATCGCTTGATCGAAAAGTCGACGCTGCGTGATGCTGGCATCCCCGTGACGCCCTTCGCTGCGGTTCACAATGCCGACGAAGCAGTCCACGCCGCCGGCACGCTTGGCTGGCCAATCATCGTCAAAACACAACGCAGCGGCTACGACGGAAAAGGTCAACACCGACTGGCCGACGCGACCGCCGCACAACACGTCGATTGGCAAGGCGGTGGTGACTGGGTAGCCGAAGCGATGATCGGCTTCGACCGCGAAGTGTCAGTGGTCGTCGCGCGAACAGCGGACGGAAGAACCGAGACATTTCCCGTCTTTGAAAACGGCCACCGCAACCACGTTCTCGATTTAACAACCATTCCCGCGGCAATCACGGAAGCAACCGAAATCAAGGCGAGACAGATTGCGATCAAGGTCACCGAGTGCCTCGATGTCGTCGGCCTGTTGTGTGTCGAGATGTTTGTTTCGGGCGAAGAGATCCTCGTCAACGAAGTCGCGCCACGACCTCACAACTCGGGTCACGTGACCATGGAAGCTTGCGCGACCAGTCAATTCGAGCAACACGTTCGAGCCATTTGTGGACTGCCGCTCGGCGATACGCGGATGATCACTCCCGCCGCCGCCATGATGAACCTGCTTGGCGATCTGTGGGGGCCACAAGATGAGTCGCCCAACTGGCAAGCATTGCTGGATCACGCCGGAGTCGCACTGCACTTGTACGGCAAACACGCCGCCCGCCCGGGTCGCAAAATGGGCCACATCACCAGCGTGGGCGACTCGATCAGCGAGCTCGTGACCAAGCTGGAACAAAGTCGCAGCGCCGCGCAGTTCAGCTAG
- the purE gene encoding 5-(carboxyamino)imidazole ribonucleotide mutase — translation MGVIMGSRNDWDTMAHACAALEQLGVPYERSVVSAHRTPERMFDYARSAKDRGLQIIIAGAGGAAHLPGMVASETLLPVIGVPIQSKALQGLDSLLSIVQMPGGIPVATMSIGNSGAKNAGILAARILALQDADLAQRVAAFVQKQHDDVIAAADLSDLPTGTAK, via the coding sequence GTGGGCGTGATCATGGGAAGCCGGAACGATTGGGACACGATGGCCCATGCCTGTGCTGCACTTGAGCAACTTGGCGTGCCTTACGAACGGTCGGTCGTCTCGGCCCACCGCACGCCGGAACGCATGTTCGATTACGCACGCTCGGCGAAGGATCGAGGCCTACAAATCATCATCGCCGGAGCCGGCGGCGCCGCCCACCTTCCCGGCATGGTGGCATCGGAGACCCTCCTGCCGGTGATCGGTGTTCCAATTCAAAGCAAGGCGTTGCAGGGCCTGGACTCGCTCCTGTCGATCGTGCAAATGCCTGGCGGAATTCCAGTCGCGACAATGTCGATTGGCAATTCAGGTGCCAAGAATGCCGGTATCCTCGCTGCTCGCATTTTGGCGTTGCAGGATGCCGACCTCGCCCAACGGGTCGCAGCCTTTGTCCAGAAACAACATGACGACGTGATTGCCGCCGCCGACCTCAGCGACCTCCCCACCGGCACAGCCAAATAA
- a CDS encoding GrpB family protein: MQSPWTDEDSKDPSSAIRLMHHDARWKQEFEQTRSGILQCCEGRVVEVEHVGATAVGGLIARPVIDVVAVVADPCDLSEAVDLIIGLNFRTVDLSPWAGRLPPKTGPGATQCCVKPRHGSPTHLVYVVSQGAALLSQMVRLRDYLRAAPERAIELEEKKLEIWRGTDADPLAYYEAMANEFEELQRKLGQ, encoded by the coding sequence ATGCAGAGCCCGTGGACAGATGAGGATTCCAAGGACCCGTCCAGTGCGATCCGTTTGATGCACCACGATGCTCGTTGGAAGCAGGAGTTCGAGCAAACTCGCAGCGGGATCTTGCAGTGTTGCGAGGGACGGGTGGTCGAAGTTGAGCACGTGGGAGCGACGGCGGTGGGCGGACTGATCGCGCGGCCGGTGATTGACGTGGTTGCCGTGGTCGCTGACCCGTGTGACCTGAGCGAAGCGGTCGATTTGATTATCGGGCTCAATTTTCGAACGGTCGACTTGTCTCCTTGGGCCGGTCGATTGCCTCCCAAGACCGGGCCGGGAGCCACGCAATGCTGCGTGAAGCCTCGGCATGGATCACCAACGCACCTGGTTTATGTCGTTAGCCAGGGGGCGGCGTTGCTGAGTCAGATGGTCCGGTTGCGTGACTATTTGCGAGCGGCCCCGGAACGAGCGATCGAGCTGGAAGAGAAAAAGCTGGAGATCTGGCGAGGGACAGATGCCGATCCGCTGGCCTATTACGAAGCCATGGCGAACGAATTTGAAGAATTGCAGCGGAAGCTGGGCCAATGA
- a CDS encoding efflux RND transporter periplasmic adaptor subunit has protein sequence MSVNQQTVEETKAQIRGLVNEIAALTKSGSTASEFYPELLSRIITALAAAGGAVWLLDEDKQLRLQYQINAEPSILAEDSEDATRHKRLIQRAANAGQSVLIPPYSGTTDGDAEGNPTRYLLVLGALEHDGQKDGLIEIFQRPDTAPETQKGYLRFLQQMCELASEWLRSQKLIKLGDRQTLWQQADSFARAAHESLDLKETAYVVANEGRRLIGCDRVSVAIKKGRKCTVEAISGQDTIENRSNIVSALNNLATRVVAAGEPLWHDGSTEDLPPQIEEALEDYVDLSYGRHLAVLPLREPERKLGREKEQGAAGEVDRDNAHRGEVIGALIVEQIETDLPPDVFRTRCDLVYEHGTRAIANSQAHTNLFLMPVWRTLGRATWVLRARTLPKTLGVLALIGGLIAAGVFIPMDFDLEADGTLKPEERREIFAGIDGEVREVLVDHNSLVEAGQPLLRMVNPDIEVEIAELMGQILTTKAELNRVRGQMRKRNELKPNDLRALEGEEFELETKLKAQNAKLELKQKRANDLVVRSPIHGRVVSWEVEKMLLNRPISTGQVLMEIADLSKPMYVEIEMPEKREGHLDDYIKEVSAKELEVSYILASDPDHPLPATLPVENISLRAEPSEEHGSVIKMKIYPDQAELQKLSPSAGTKLTADVKVGRRSSGFVLLHEVYEWFMKFIF, from the coding sequence ATGTCGGTCAACCAACAAACCGTCGAAGAAACGAAGGCACAGATCCGCGGTCTGGTCAACGAGATTGCTGCGTTGACCAAGAGCGGCTCAACAGCTTCGGAGTTCTATCCGGAATTGCTGTCGCGAATCATCACCGCGCTGGCCGCAGCCGGTGGTGCGGTGTGGCTGCTAGATGAAGACAAACAACTGCGTTTGCAGTACCAGATCAACGCTGAACCGTCGATTTTGGCTGAGGACAGCGAAGACGCGACTCGCCACAAACGGTTGATTCAGCGAGCGGCCAACGCGGGCCAGTCCGTGTTGATTCCACCCTACAGCGGCACCACCGACGGTGATGCTGAAGGGAATCCGACTCGCTACTTGTTGGTTTTGGGTGCTCTCGAACATGACGGCCAAAAGGATGGCCTGATTGAAATCTTCCAGCGACCGGACACGGCTCCCGAGACCCAAAAAGGCTATCTGCGTTTCTTGCAACAGATGTGCGAGTTGGCGTCGGAGTGGTTGCGTAGCCAAAAGCTGATCAAGCTGGGAGACCGCCAAACCCTATGGCAGCAGGCGGACTCGTTTGCCCGGGCGGCTCACGAGTCGCTGGATTTGAAAGAAACCGCGTACGTTGTGGCAAACGAAGGTCGCCGGTTGATCGGTTGTGACCGGGTCAGCGTGGCGATTAAAAAAGGCCGGAAATGCACGGTTGAGGCCATCAGTGGCCAAGACACGATCGAAAACCGTTCCAACATTGTTTCGGCGCTCAACAACCTCGCCACGCGAGTGGTTGCGGCGGGCGAACCGCTATGGCACGACGGCTCGACGGAAGATCTGCCGCCTCAAATTGAAGAAGCTCTCGAAGACTACGTTGACTTGTCGTATGGACGGCATTTAGCAGTCCTTCCGCTACGTGAACCTGAACGCAAGTTGGGGCGTGAAAAAGAACAGGGTGCGGCGGGTGAAGTCGATCGTGACAATGCTCACCGCGGTGAAGTGATCGGCGCGTTGATCGTTGAACAGATCGAGACCGACTTGCCGCCTGATGTCTTCCGCACCCGTTGTGATTTGGTTTACGAACACGGCACGCGAGCGATCGCGAACTCACAAGCTCACACCAATCTGTTCTTGATGCCGGTATGGCGGACACTCGGTCGCGCGACCTGGGTTCTTCGTGCTCGCACGCTGCCTAAGACGCTTGGCGTTCTGGCCTTGATTGGCGGGCTGATCGCGGCCGGTGTGTTCATTCCGATGGATTTCGATTTGGAGGCCGATGGAACGCTCAAGCCAGAAGAACGCCGCGAGATTTTCGCGGGGATCGATGGCGAGGTGCGAGAAGTCTTGGTCGACCACAATTCACTGGTCGAGGCTGGCCAGCCGTTGTTGCGAATGGTCAATCCAGACATCGAAGTCGAAATCGCTGAGTTGATGGGCCAGATTTTGACCACCAAGGCGGAATTGAATCGGGTTCGCGGCCAAATGCGAAAACGAAACGAGCTGAAGCCAAACGATCTTCGTGCACTCGAAGGCGAAGAGTTTGAGTTGGAAACCAAATTGAAGGCACAAAACGCCAAGCTGGAATTGAAACAAAAACGCGCCAATGACCTGGTCGTGCGATCGCCGATCCATGGACGTGTTGTTTCATGGGAGGTCGAGAAGATGTTGTTGAATCGGCCGATTTCCACAGGCCAAGTGCTGATGGAAATTGCTGACCTCAGCAAGCCCATGTATGTCGAAATCGAGATGCCCGAAAAACGCGAAGGGCATTTGGACGACTACATCAAGGAAGTGTCCGCGAAGGAATTGGAGGTGTCCTACATTTTGGCTTCCGATCCCGATCATCCTCTGCCCGCCACGTTGCCTGTCGAAAACATCTCGTTGCGTGCCGAGCCTAGTGAAGAGCATGGTTCGGTCATCAAGATGAAGATCTACCCCGACCAAGCGGAACTTCAAAAACTCTCACCGAGTGCGGGCACCAAGTTGACCGCTGACGTCAAAGTCGGACGTCGATCGAGCGGATTCGTCCTGCTGCATGAGGTCTATGAATGGTTCATGAAATTCATTTTCTAG
- a CDS encoding efflux RND transporter periplasmic adaptor subunit, which translates to MTQRFKPVFVFAIVGCFVAASCCFDGGVDAQNLAMQSRKVVAENCSVKYIRNVNIPSEVEGKLIEFNLEEGMNIATGDVLAIVDDTSAKLALELKKAEEKEAMLNADNDVNLEDARNSEELAQAEAESFRELYEKSAIPYYEMKKKDLEAVRAELRISLAEMQKKIALAQFIAKRNEREIAEYEQKRRQIVAPFDGYVETRIAQKGEWVQPGSPIATIVQLDRVRIEGVVNALEFHGRVRAGLPVMVRVFADSSENGAVEVEGKVGFVSSELNLRGQVRVWADIQNIKDNSGAWVVKPGMQAEIIFQ; encoded by the coding sequence ATGACCCAACGATTCAAACCCGTCTTCGTGTTCGCGATAGTTGGCTGTTTCGTCGCCGCTTCTTGCTGTTTCGATGGAGGCGTCGATGCTCAAAATCTAGCAATGCAGTCGCGCAAAGTGGTCGCAGAAAATTGCTCGGTTAAATACATCCGCAACGTCAACATTCCTTCCGAGGTGGAAGGCAAGTTGATCGAGTTCAATCTCGAAGAAGGCATGAACATCGCCACGGGTGATGTGCTGGCGATTGTCGACGACACATCCGCAAAGTTGGCGCTGGAACTGAAAAAGGCGGAAGAGAAAGAGGCGATGCTGAACGCCGACAATGACGTGAACCTGGAAGACGCTCGTAACAGCGAAGAGCTGGCCCAAGCCGAAGCGGAGTCGTTTCGCGAACTGTATGAAAAGAGCGCGATCCCTTATTACGAGATGAAGAAGAAGGATCTTGAAGCGGTTCGTGCCGAATTGCGAATCAGCCTGGCGGAAATGCAAAAGAAGATTGCCTTGGCGCAATTTATCGCGAAACGGAACGAACGCGAAATCGCCGAGTACGAACAGAAGCGACGCCAGATTGTGGCTCCCTTTGACGGCTACGTCGAAACCCGCATTGCTCAGAAAGGTGAGTGGGTTCAGCCTGGGTCACCGATCGCGACGATCGTTCAGCTTGATCGTGTGCGGATTGAAGGTGTTGTCAATGCACTGGAATTTCACGGTCGTGTGCGGGCTGGTTTGCCCGTAATGGTTCGAGTTTTCGCAGACAGTAGCGAAAACGGCGCCGTCGAGGTCGAAGGTAAGGTAGGTTTCGTTAGCAGCGAGTTGAACCTGAGAGGCCAGGTGCGGGTTTGGGCTGATATTCAAAACATCAAGGACAACAGCGGTGCTTGGGTGGTGAAGCCCGGCATGCAGGCTGAAATCATTTTTCAATAA
- a CDS encoding HlyD family efflux transporter periplasmic adaptor subunit, which yields MPTLAESLVSSSSRALTVRRRPDLSASRHHYQGQGYWVVKEPVGLQYFRFHDEEYFILNMLDGHVSLQQIKDGFEQRFAPQKITFGDLQQFIGMLHRSGLVISNSPGQGKSLRERGRTKKNKELMGKMSNVFAVRFRGIDPEKILNRMLPIFGWIFTVPALIFFAGLLLAASLLLATQYDTVYAKLPTFHQFFAADRWIILAATMAIVKVIHEFGHGLSCKKFGGECHEIGFMLLVFTPCLYCNVSDSWMLPNKWKRIWIGAGGIYVEMILASIAAFVWFFSQQGTTINDLCLNMMFLNVISTVLVNGNPLLRFDGYYILMDYLEIPNLRQKATEVLKRWFQETCLGLELQDDPFLPTRNQFMFGMFTIASVIYRWVVVFSIVWFVMQVLEPYGLQALGRILAVIGFSGLVAQPVIQTFKFIRTPGRLAKVKRGPLLTSLAVAGAVIAAVCYIPLPHHIDAAFEIRPSRAGAVYAGTVGRVVETVAVGTRVAEGQPIAVLENPDLKIRLSDLQGEEQFAEVQLMNLTRRSQDDRAIVAQIETQEEMLQSIRSLKAKTIEEIDRLTVKAKQDGFVLPPPERPSNDPGDGRLPGWTGTPLQQKNIGALLTADDLVCEIGSPDAFEAVLIIDQGDRQLVREEMPVDLKLDSNRLKTFSGNIQEISKKPMTAASASMSSQTGGDLQTEIDPKTGQVRPRSVSYQARVPLQADELSLRPGYRGAAKIHVDPMSLGQRLWRVIIKTFNFEF from the coding sequence ATGCCCACTCTTGCCGAATCACTGGTCAGCAGTTCGTCGCGTGCCTTAACGGTACGACGACGCCCTGACCTATCGGCCAGTCGGCATCACTACCAGGGGCAAGGCTACTGGGTTGTCAAAGAACCGGTGGGGCTGCAGTATTTTCGTTTTCATGACGAAGAGTATTTCATTCTGAACATGCTTGACGGTCACGTCAGCTTGCAACAGATCAAGGACGGGTTTGAGCAGCGGTTCGCTCCCCAGAAAATCACCTTTGGTGATTTGCAACAATTCATTGGAATGTTGCACCGTAGCGGGCTCGTGATTAGTAATTCACCGGGCCAAGGCAAGTCGCTGCGTGAACGTGGTCGGACGAAGAAAAACAAAGAGTTAATGGGCAAAATGTCCAACGTCTTTGCGGTTCGGTTCCGAGGGATCGACCCCGAAAAAATCTTGAACCGGATGCTGCCGATTTTCGGTTGGATCTTTACCGTTCCGGCACTGATCTTCTTTGCCGGATTGTTGTTGGCCGCGTCGTTGTTGTTGGCGACGCAATACGACACCGTGTACGCCAAGTTGCCGACCTTCCATCAGTTCTTTGCTGCGGATCGCTGGATCATCTTAGCGGCGACGATGGCGATCGTGAAAGTGATTCACGAGTTTGGCCACGGATTGAGTTGCAAGAAGTTCGGTGGCGAGTGCCACGAAATCGGCTTCATGTTGCTGGTCTTCACGCCATGCCTGTATTGCAACGTGTCCGATTCTTGGATGCTGCCTAACAAGTGGAAGCGGATTTGGATTGGTGCCGGTGGGATCTATGTAGAGATGATTCTGGCATCGATTGCGGCCTTTGTGTGGTTCTTCAGCCAACAAGGGACCACGATCAATGACCTTTGCTTGAACATGATGTTCTTGAATGTCATCAGTACGGTGTTGGTGAACGGGAATCCGTTGTTGCGGTTTGACGGGTATTACATCCTGATGGATTACCTGGAAATCCCGAACCTTCGCCAGAAAGCGACCGAAGTTCTGAAGCGTTGGTTCCAGGAAACCTGCCTTGGGTTGGAGTTGCAAGACGATCCGTTCTTGCCGACTCGCAACCAGTTTATGTTTGGAATGTTCACGATTGCCAGTGTGATTTATCGCTGGGTGGTTGTGTTTTCGATTGTATGGTTCGTCATGCAGGTGTTGGAGCCTTATGGGTTGCAAGCACTTGGGCGGATTCTGGCTGTGATCGGATTCTCGGGGCTTGTGGCCCAACCAGTGATTCAAACATTCAAATTCATTCGTACTCCCGGGAGACTCGCCAAAGTGAAACGTGGCCCACTTCTGACGTCGCTCGCGGTTGCGGGCGCTGTCATCGCGGCGGTTTGTTACATCCCGCTGCCTCATCACATTGATGCCGCTTTTGAAATTCGACCCAGTCGGGCGGGTGCTGTTTATGCGGGGACGGTCGGCCGCGTTGTCGAAACCGTTGCGGTAGGAACTCGCGTGGCCGAGGGGCAACCGATCGCGGTACTGGAAAATCCCGATCTGAAGATTCGCTTGTCAGATTTGCAGGGAGAAGAACAGTTCGCTGAAGTTCAGTTGATGAACCTGACGCGTCGTAGCCAGGACGATCGAGCGATCGTTGCGCAGATTGAAACACAGGAAGAAATGTTGCAGTCGATCCGCTCGTTGAAAGCGAAGACGATCGAAGAGATCGACCGGCTGACGGTGAAAGCCAAGCAAGATGGTTTCGTATTGCCGCCGCCTGAGCGACCGAGCAATGACCCCGGGGATGGACGGTTGCCCGGTTGGACGGGAACGCCCTTACAACAGAAAAATATCGGGGCGCTGTTGACCGCAGACGACCTTGTATGCGAGATCGGGTCGCCTGATGCGTTTGAAGCGGTCTTGATTATCGATCAAGGAGATCGGCAATTGGTTCGTGAAGAGATGCCGGTCGATTTGAAGCTCGATTCGAATCGGCTGAAAACGTTCTCAGGAAACATTCAAGAGATATCCAAGAAACCGATGACCGCGGCCAGTGCGTCCATGTCGAGCCAGACCGGTGGTGACCTGCAGACCGAAATTGATCCGAAGACCGGCCAAGTTCGTCCGCGGAGTGTGTCCTACCAAGCTCGTGTGCCGCTGCAAGCGGACGAGCTATCGCTTCGTCCCGGCTATCGGGGCGCCGCGAAAATTCACGTCGATCCGATGTCGTTGGGGCAGCGGTTGTGGCGAGTGATTATCAAGACGTTCAATTTCGAGTTTTAG
- a CDS encoding DUF3467 domain-containing protein: protein MADENKENAAGGSATATATADASSPAAKAQTPPQQQVQVQVEDQNALATYANFCRVTGSPEELIIDFGLNPQPIGVPKDPIQVKQRIIVNFFTAKRLLAALQMSVARHESVFGVLETDINKRVRPGLQQQKS, encoded by the coding sequence ATGGCCGACGAAAACAAAGAAAACGCAGCTGGCGGATCCGCAACTGCGACAGCCACCGCCGACGCATCTTCTCCTGCAGCGAAGGCTCAAACGCCTCCGCAACAACAAGTGCAGGTGCAGGTTGAAGATCAGAACGCATTGGCGACTTACGCCAACTTCTGCCGCGTGACTGGATCGCCTGAAGAATTGATCATCGACTTCGGTTTGAACCCACAACCGATCGGCGTGCCAAAGGATCCAATCCAAGTCAAGCAACGCATCATCGTCAACTTCTTCACTGCGAAGCGTCTTTTGGCTGCATTGCAAATGTCCGTCGCTCGTCACGAGTCGGTGTTCGGTGTTCTTGAAACCGACATCAACAAGCGAGTTCGTCCAGGACTTCAACAACAAAAGTCGTAG